Within the Mustela lutreola isolate mMusLut2 chromosome 2, mMusLut2.pri, whole genome shotgun sequence genome, the region TGCTTCGCACAGGGTAGGACAAGCTCAAGAATATTGCCACAGAGCAAGAAAGACGCGGTCCCCGTCCTCGGGCTGCGCCCAGTCTCGGGGAGAATGGACTGTCCGTCCAGAAACGGTGCTGCGgctgggaaagggaaaggagcaTGCAGGGTTGGGAGGCTGCGGACGGGACCCCCACCGGcctggctggcagaggagggTCGGGCAAGGGGAGGAGGGCGCTCGAGTGCAAGGGGGCTGGACGGAGCGGGGAGAGGCGTTCCAGGGAGCGGGCCCTGCGTGGGCAAAGGCCTGGAGGCTCTTCGAGGGACCCACGTGTAGCCCAGCGAAGCAGGTCGGCGGAGGAGGAGAGGTCAGAGTCTTCAGTTCTTGGCTTGGGAATCTGGACCTTCCCAGGGACTGGGAACCACGGAAGGTTTTCGTGCACAGAAGGGAGGAAGCCCAGGGGCTTGAACTGGCAAAGGCAAGGCGGAGAGCCCGGCAGACAGCAGACGCCTCTCCAGGAAGGGGAGGGACAAGCCGAGGACAGCGCCCCCCCTTTGGATCCCGATTCACCTAAACTGGCCATGAAAGGCTTCTGGAGGGACAGCTGGGGAAAGGGAGCACAGGCTGGGTATTTGGTATTCAAGTGTTCGTGTCACAGGCTTTAGTGTGGTTGCTGATATTATGGATGTCAGTTAAAAATGCGTCCTGAGTGGTTAGAAGAGAAGTGGTGTGAGGTCTGGattgacttttaaaaacttttgaagCGGGGGTTCTAGGAAACAGCCATGTGAAAAACCCCGTCAACGTATTTAgtgcagattaaaaccacaacgagatgCCGGCTTCGCAGCAGCCTTATTCGTAAGacccaaaacctggaaacaactcCAGCGTCCTTCAGGGGCTGAGCGGTCCCCCCCGTGACCCAGCAGTGCCCCAAAGGCATGGCTGCTGAGATGCTCGAGAATCTGACCCTTCTCAGGCACCCAGGAAACGGGAACACGTGGGAACGGGGACCCGACACGGTCGTCCGGAGCCTGGGCGGGGAGCTCTGAAACGGGCAGGGAAGGGGGGTTCTCTGAGCGGCTTCAAGGCGGTGTGGAGAGGAAATCCAGCTCCATCCCCAGCAGACAGACCCCCTGACTCCTCACTCGAAGAGCTGCAATGCGTCCACAGCCCCGGAGTCTGTACCCTCCGAAGCCACCCCCAGGGGAGCAGAGGCCAGCAAGGCACCTACCTCAGACATGTTTATGCTCCAAATGTTATTCCGGATCCTCGGGGCGGCCAGTTCCCTCAGGCGACTAGAAGCGTGGTGCTCCAGGGAAGACCGGGGAATAGGCCAGATGGGGGTGATCCTAGGGGACAGCCACAGTTGACATGGCAGCTCAGCTGGGGTGTGGCTGTCTCCTGCCTATGTCGTGTTCTCTCAGCCCATCTCGGAGTCCAGGGCCTGGGACGGTGGAGTGTTTTGAAAACACCTCCAGGAAGGGGTTCAGGTAAGAGTCCCTGAAAGAGAGCCCCTCGAGGACAGAGCTACCCTCTCCCAAGGTTGTCCCAGCTCAGGGTGCAAAGGCTATCTTCCTGTTCGGTGCTTCCCTGTCCCCCTCTGTGGTGACAGTGGCTCCCAGGGCCTCTCGTCCACACCCCTTTGGGACCGGGGTCAGGATTGGACGTAAGGGTTAAGAGGGTGCGTGCCAGCGTCTCCTGAAAGCAGATGCcatgtctccctctgcccatgaAAGAGAGCCACGTTTCACTGATCTGAGGTAGAAGTTCCTATTTTCACAACTCTGAGGTTGGAATGCAGCTTGTAAGTGCTGTCAGCCGAATGTCAGAGGTCTCATGGCCACCCTCGCCTGCGCGCACTCTGGGGTGTGTGTTGGCACTGAAATGGCCTCAGCTGAATCTGATGCATTCTTGGATCTATAGATGTCAGTCTGACAGCAGTTCCTGGACCTACAGACGTCAGTCTGACGGCAGTTACTGTCTACAGATACCAGTCTGATGGCAGTTCCTGGACCTACGGACGTCCGTCTGGTGGAGGTTCCTGGATCTACGGACGTAAGTCTGACTGTAGTTCTCAGGCCTACAGATGGACGTCAGTCTGACGGCAGTTCCTATCTACAGACGTCAGTCTGAATGCAGTCACTGGACCTACAGACATCACTTTGACGGCAGCTACCGGACCTACGGACATCAGTCTGACGGCAGCTCCCAGATCTATGGATATCAGTCTGACAGCAGTCCCCGGACCTGGGGACGTCAGTCTGACAGCAGTCCCCAGACCTGGGGACGTCAGTCTGACAGTAGCTCCCAGATCTGGGGACATCAGCCTGACGGCAGCTCCCAGACCTGGGGACGTCAGTCTGACAGCAGTCCCTGGATCTTCGGATGTCAGTCTGACGGCAGTCCCCAGACCTACAGACGTCAGTCTGAGAGCAGCTCCCAGACCTATGGATGTCAGTCTGACAGCAGCTCCCGGATCTGTGGATGTCAGTCTGACAGCAGTTCCTGGACATACGGACACAAGTCTGAATGCAGTTGCTGGACCTACGGACGTCAGTCTGACAGCAGTCCCCAGACCTACGGACGTCAGTCTGACGGCAGTCGCAGACCTACAGACATTAGTCTGATGGCAGCTCCCGGGTCTGCGGATGTCAGTCTGACAGCAGTTCCTGGATGTACAGACGTTAAGTCTGAGTGCAGTTCCTGGACCTACGGACACAGTCTAACTGCAGTTTAAGTCATCTTCAGATTGCACAATGActcaagaatgaaaggaaaagttcCCGTCCCAAAGACAGGCAAGGAAAACAGTGTGAGGGGACTCGCCAGCGTCTGAGTCAAGACATGATTCGAAACACTCAGACACAGTTTAGCTACGTATCCGGCTATTATTATTATGGGCAATTAAAATCTGTGTCTAAATAACTCTATGGATCGCTATTTACAAGCAGGAAAGTTCAAAGTGATAAGAAGGTATTGTGTTAAAAGTTGTATATAAAGTAAGGTCTTAGGATTGCTGGCTTTTTAGGGCCAACAAAATCCAGAATGGTGGTcagtaacatttactgagcacctgctaggTCCGGCACTGTGCTAAGTTCCTTCTGAGTGTGATCTCCACCTCCACGCACCCCACAGTGGGAGCTGGAGCTCACAGGGCCGAGGGCCTGCCCACAGGCATCCGGTCGGGGAGTAGCCCAGCCCAGCTGGAGGTCAGCTCATCTACTCCCAGGGCCTGGACTCTCCCCAGGCCACCCTCTGTCAAGGGATGGCAGGTGAGGTTTTCTGCCAGCTCCGCCTTCGGAGTGCCTGCCCAGGACTCCTTCCTTTACCTGTTGTTGTTGTAATACTCCGAGTAGAACCTTTTAGGTCGAGCCAGTTCCTCCACTCGACGGGACACCTCTACACGAAACAGGAAACAGCCCCGGCTGAAAAACCTGCTCACCAAAGGGGTTTCCTTCTGTCTAAATTCAGGGCTCCACTAACTACAGTGAGAGCCCCGGTGTGAGGCACTGAGGGCCTAGAGTGCTGAGCACCTGTCACCTTACAGAGGAGTGACTTTCGCTATCCCCACTCTGGGGACACTGGTCTCAGGGGGCCTGAAGTCCCTGACTCAGGGCGCACAGGGCAGGAGCGGCCGGGCTGGAATAGGATCTCAGGCCCATCAGATCCTCAAGAGAACTCAGTGTGGCTCCAAGAACCCACTGGTTGGGAGAGCAGATTTTGGCCTGCAGTTAGTACACGCCTAGGGTTTACAGGGGCTTAGagtccactctgaggaaggtctAAAACCCCCACAAGAAAACCTGCCCTATTACTTCTCTCCAGGAAGAGATTTCTTGAAACGTTTTATTTGAAGGAATCCACTGCTCTCAAAAAGTGTAGAAACCATCGCAGAAGGGAAGACAAAGAGTCATTTAATCAACGATAAATAATAGCATACTAACCCCCACCTTGGCTGTAGTGCTGATCGGATTTCCCCAGGAGAGTGTGTCCCACAACCCTCACCCCAGGACAAGCATCTGGCGTTTCTGGCTCCTCGGGAGACAGAGGCCAGAGATAAGAGATCTgggagatgggggttgggggagcagcagcagggaaTCCTGGTGAGGCTAGAGCTAGGGGAGACCCCAGCTTGATCTCCTCGGTTGGATCTGGGGCACCGATCGGAGTGGAACGGGGTCACCCAGCACCAGggccacctcccacccaccccggaGCTAGGCAACCCCTTGATAGAGAAGTGGGGCTGGTGGGTGGGCGCCACCTACCCGGCACTGTGATGGTGAGGGTGGTGTCTTCGAGAAACCTCTCCGTCCAGTACACAGAAGGCCTGGAACACACCAAGCAGTGGCTCAGGGTCAAGGCAGCTGGGGCACAGGAAGCCTGTGCCCTGCTCTGAAACAGAGCTCAGGGCACCTTACAAACACAGACATACTCCGGAGGGAGACAgtgaggcaggggcagggcagctgcggaaggaggaaggagagccctgGAGAGTACGCGGAGGGCTGGGTCAGAGGGGCGTGTGAGGAAAGGCGGACGGTTTTGAGCAgggctgaggttcagagaggggggAGCTGGGGGAAAAGGCACAGCTAAGAGCAGGACCCGAGGTCCTAGCACGGGAGCAGACCCACTTCTCAGCTGGGTGGGCCGACGGCCAGAGCACCAGGGTCCACCCTGGGAAAGCGCCACAAGGCCAGGAGGTCCCTTGTCAGAGGGCAGCTCTTTCTCCCAGTCCTTGGCCCTGGCGAGGGGGAGGGATCCCCTGGGGTGTGCCCCCACCGTGGCAGGAGATGGAGGGGCCCCCTGGGACTTACCAGTAGACACAGAACTGCAAGTTCCTCTTGCACGGGGACACCCAGGCATAGCCCTTACAGCAGCACCCCATCCTGCGATGAGACAGGCCCGAGCCTCTGACTTTGCTCTGTGGCCCCGTTTGCTCAAAGGCCTCACTGTCTTTCACCGGCACCCAGAAGCCACCCCAGGGCCGCCTCTGGAACCCTGACTTCTCACCTCCCTCTGTAGCTGCCCCCAGCTCACAGTGTGGGTGACAGATGGGACAAGGGAGCCGaacagtggggagtgggagacacgGACAGACCCCCAGGGGCCGCCCTCCTCCCCAggggccccaccccagcctccagcGACGCCACCCACAGGCCTCACCTGTCTTTCAAGACTTGCCAGTTGGTCTTGGGCTTTGCCAGCTCCAAgagcctcctcctcttcctgcctccgATGGAGGAGATGCTGGGGAACTTCTGGGAGGTGGACAGCCGGCTTTGGGAGAGGTGAGTGGGTCAGGGCCCTGCCCAGTGAAAAGGGGCCTCTCGGGGGCGCCGTCTGGCATGGCGGGCCCCTGAGTGGAAGTCCCAGCTCCGAAGCAGATGGTCACCACTGTGTGGCCTCTGCAAAGATGGGGAGACCTGCTCCCCACACACCAGCTACCGCAGATGGCTAAAGCAGACTCAATCTCACAAGCAGGTGTTAAGTGCCAGCTGTGTGCCAGAGCCTGGGGTTGAGACACCTGCCGGCCACCTCGCAGGTTCCCTCCGCCGCCACTGCCCAGGCCCCTCTCGCTGGCCAGTGCTTTTTCCCCCACAGCGGAGGGTGCTGGCCACCACCCGCCACACTGATCATGCGTGTGTGTGAGACacaggctctgtgtgtgtgtgtggggggggggttcctctgcagtgtggggggaggggccaacgGGGAAAGGCTCTTCTGCCGAAACTGACCAAGTGAACCCCGAGGGTGGACCCAGTGTGGGGTGGGCAGGACAGACACGGTTCCAGTGGAGGAACCCAGCTCAGGGGCCCGCAGGGGAGTGAGAGCACCTGCTTCCCCAGGACTGCCCGGTTACCCCCAGGTCCATCGACCATCACCGGTTCCCTCCAGGCCCAGGGCCTGTCGGCCAGGCCGCCTCAGACGCCTGGGGGAATCTGAGGGACTTGGGACGGTTTGGGCTTTGAGTTGGAAGCTTCTCCcgtttgtctttctctccaagGGCCTCCCGTCCTGACTTCCCGGCTCTGGCATCTGAACCCTGCCTGCCCAGCTCCCCAAATCGGTGCCTCTGGAAGGTTTCCAGTCCTGACCCCCACGCCCTGGACAGAGCTGTATTTGCCCACTTCTGCCTTAGAGGCCAGCGAGGGGCTGCCCTCTCCTCCTGCACATCCCACACTCGGGGCACCCCAGTCCCTCACAAGGACACACGGGGCCACGCACACCACCGGGGCCATGCTGGGATCGCTGCTCTCCCCCCACAGCCCCCGCCCCAGCTGGGCAGACCCACCTCATCTCAGAGATGCCCTCGTCCAAGTCCTTCTCCGGACCCCCGTCCAGGGGCACGAGGGCCACATCTTGCTTCTGGGGGCTAGGGACTTCTCCCCCAGTCGCCTCCTCTGGAAGAGCCTCCTCCTCCTGGTCTTCAAATCTCAGCTTCCCGGCATCTGTGGCCCGTCGGCTCCCAGACACCATGTCCTGGGCGCCCGTGCCCAGGACACCATTGTACTGTCCCCTGTGGGGGCCACCTTCGGCCTCCGAGCTGTGGTGGTGGTTAAGTGAACTCTGCCTCAGGTCCCCCATGCACTGGGCCCTCTGCCGCCCTACAGCCTTGCTCCCCAAACACCCAAGTGTGTCAGTGGTCACCCGGCGACAGGAGAATGGCCGCCGCATTCCGGCCGTCCACATTCCACTCCCAGCGTGGCCACACGTGCCACCACTCGGACAATACGGCAGGACCTCGCAGGGGCCGCTCACCCACCAGACCTGAGCCCCTAGCACTGGCTTTTCCTGGCTAATCCAGGACCACTGCCCAGTGCCATCCCACACTTGTTCTTAGTAAGACCCCGTTAGTGCCCAGGTCAGGGAGCCAGTGCTGGCAACCGGACCTGCCCAGCTGGGTTAGGAGTGAGACCTGAGGGGGAAGCTGCAGGGGCCTTCTAGCAATGGCTTCCTCGCCCCCAAACGACCCCTGAGGAAGAGCGCCCACCTCTTCTTCCTGGCTGTCCTGGGGACTGTCTGTAACGTCTAGAGCACAGGCAGCCTCCCTCTGACCATGAGACCACCTGGGAGCCTGAGGACAGTGAGCTGCAGGGTTTGGTGGTGTGGCTGAGCCCCCGACCTTGCcagctggggagcctgctctgtGTCTGGGCTCCCTGTCACTGGACAGTGGATCCTCTCAGCTCCGAGCTGTAGCTGGGCTTCCTGGGCCTCCCAGCCAAAAGCACCCAAACAGATGCACAGTCTTCTAGCTCCAGCCTTTCGAGAAACTACTTCACCGACAGCTGGTGTTCAAAACAGGCTTTCCTACCTTGTCAGAGCAAAGCAGTCGTTACCATAATCGAAGTGTTCTCATGGGCCCCAACCCACAGCCTAGGCTCCAGCTTTGGAAAAGTCCCCATAGGCCATCAGAGCGGCTGCCTCATGGTCTCTGCCAGGCCACAGTCCTGCCTATCGtgactttccctttctctgcttggctgTTTCCTGCTCATTGTTGAAGACGCACCCTGGCCCAGCTCTGCGCCCCAGGTCCTGCTCTGTTCCCACAGCCCAGGCTGGTCATCCCCAGGGCCCGGGGGAACCCTCCCTGTGCAAAGTCCTATCCAGTTCTCCGTCCGGCCTCCCTAATGCCTTGCTCCACCATCACCACGgtcaggaaagggagggaaggaaggagtctCTTGGATGAACCCAAGAGAAAAGCTTTTGATGGCATCTGGTTCAACCTGGGAGACCCTTGCCAAATCTCCTTTAGTGGCCTGAAGTGCCCCACACCCATCCCCTTGCACTCGGCGATTAATTTTTCCCTCTTAGTTAAATCCAGCCAAGATCCACGGGCCCCTCTCACAAAAGATAAAGCCCACCCTGCTGAAGCCAAGGCACCTGCCGTCGTGGCCGCGTCCTACAGGAGGTCTCTGTCCCAACATGAGTCCCTTTGAGGGAGGCGGCTGTGGGACGGGCTAACTAGGCGAAGGGGATTCAAGGTGCAAACGCCCAGTTATAaggaagtcacagagatgaaaagggCAGCGTGGGGAATATGATGATATCGCCCACCATTGTCCCGGTGACGTATGGACGGTGGGATCACTGTGCTGTACACCTGAAGCCAACACAACACTGAGCGTCGACGACACTGcagtaagaaaaattattttggggggtgcACTTCCTGCTAGAGACAGTGCATCAAACCTGCTTGGCATGAGGTCAAGCCTGAGTCTGCCACATCTGGCATCCACGAGCCCCATGAAGGGCAGGCGTTGCCTTGAGCTCGTGGGAGGAGTGGGGGCCCCAGAGCCAGGCTTACACGGGCCCAGAGCTCCATGCGCCTGGAAGGGAGGGCTGGAAGGTCCATTTCTGCAAGTTCGCAGGTGAGGAGCTGGAACTAGAGGGGGATCACCATTCGGAATGGGAAACAGGGAACCAGAACTGGCTGCGTGTGTGCGGAGTCCGATGGGGAAGACAGTAGGTGGCGGGGAAGCAGGGACATCTCCCTGCCAGGGCCAGGACCCGGGATAcacacagagcagaaagcagactggATCCCTCCTAGATGCCTTTCCTCGTGCCGCAGAGCAAACGTCAGAAAACTTCGGGGCTTGGCGACAGTAACTCGTTATCTGTCAGTTCTGGAAGTCCGGAGTCCACAAGGGGTTCCACAGGGCTCGGATCAAGACGTCGGCCCCGCTAGGTCCCTCTGGACGTGGCAAGGGAGGCTCCGTGCCCTGCTCACGAGGGTGCTGGCAGAACGCAGCTCCTTGCGGGGACCCGGGGCCCCCCACCTCCC harbors:
- the SPMAP2 gene encoding testicular haploid expressed gene protein isoform X3 encodes the protein MWTAGMRRPFSCRRVTTDTLGCLGSKAVGRQRAQCMGDLRQSSLNHHHSSEAEGGPHRGQYNGVLGTGAQDMVSGSRRATDAGKLRFEDQEEEALPEEATGGEVPSPQKQDVALVPLDGGPEKDLDEGISEMSRLSTSQKFPSISSIGGRKRRRLLELAKPKTNWQVLKDRMGCCCKGYAWVSPCKRNLQFCVYWPSVYWTERFLEDTTLTITVPEVSRRVEELARPKRFYSEYYNNNRITPIWPIPRSSLEHHASSRLRELAAPRIRNNIWSINMSEVSQVSRAAQMAIPSPRILQLAEPRSPATLLEEWDPMPKPKPHVSDYNRLLHLANARLPPPLTPELSF
- the SPMAP2 gene encoding testicular haploid expressed gene protein isoform X1, whose protein sequence is MWTAGMRRPFSCRRVTTDTLGCLGSKAVGRQRAQCMGDLRQSSLNHHHSSEAEGGPHRGQYNGVLGTGAQDMVSGSRRATDAGKLRFEDQEEEALPEEATGGEVPSPQKQDVALVPLDGGPEKDLDEGISEMSRLSTSQKFPSISSIGGRKRRRLLELAKPKTNWQVLKDRMGCCCKGYAWVSPCKRNLQFCVYWPSVYWTERFLEDTTLTITVPEVSRRVEELARPKRFYSEYYNNNRITPIWPIPRSSLEHHASSRLRELAAPRIRNNIWSINMSEVSQVSRAAQMAIPSPRILQLAEPRSPATLLEEWDPMPKPKPHVSDYNRLLHLATPKAQSNQCVPDRDPRWEVLDVTKKAVASPRIISLAKPKVRKDLNQGYDPYHISPACLVARASPRLYELATPKSVTKKA
- the SPMAP2 gene encoding testicular haploid expressed gene protein isoform X2; its protein translation is MWTAGMRRPFSCRRVTTDTLGCLGSKAVGRQRAQCMGDLRQSSLNHHHSSEAEGGPHRGQYNGVLGTGAQDMVSGSRRATDAGKLRFEDQEEEALPEEATGGEVPSPQKQDVALVPLDGGPEKDLDEGISEMSRLSTSQKFPSISSIGGRKRRRLLELAKPKTNWQVLKDRPSVYWTERFLEDTTLTITVPEVSRRVEELARPKRFYSEYYNNNRITPIWPIPRSSLEHHASSRLRELAAPRIRNNIWSINMSEVSQVSRAAQMAIPSPRILQLAEPRSPATLLEEWDPMPKPKPHVSDYNRLLHLATPKAQSNQCVPDRDPRWEVLDVTKKAVASPRIISLAKPKVRKDLNQGYDPYHISPACLVARASPRLYELATPKSVTKKA